The Flavobacterium psychrotrophum region TCAACTAATAACTTCATAATAGTTTGGGTTAGTTATGGGTTAAGTTTGGGTTTTATAAGTTTTAAGTTTGGGTTAAATTCTACTTATAAAAAAATAATGTCCCGCCTTTTGTTTAAAAGACGGGACAAGGTATTAAATTATTTACAACGACGCAATGTGCGCAGCAAGGTCGATAAGTTTGCTTGAGTAGCCATACTCATTATCATACCAAGAAACAAGTTTAAAGAATGTAGAGTTAAGGCCAATACCGGCTTTAGCATCTATAATACTTGTTCTTTTATCTGAAACGAAATCCTGAGATACTACGTCATCTTCAGTAAAGCCAAGGATGCCTTTAAGCTCATTTTCTGAAGCTGCCTTAAGTACTGCCATAATCTCTTCGTAAGAAGTTTCTTTAGCTACTTTTACTGTAAGGTCTACAACAGAAACGTCTACTGTAGGAACACGGAAAGACATACCTGTTAGTTTGCCGTTAAGCTCAGGGATAACTTTACCTACTGCTTTAGCAGCACCTGTTGATGACGGGATGATGTTTATGCTTGCAGCACGTCCGCCTCTCCAGTCTTTTCTTGATGGGCCGTCAGCTGTCATCTGGGTAGATGTTGTAGCGTGAACAGTTGTCATTAAGCCTTCTACGATACCAAAGTTATCGTTGATTACTTTAGCAAGTGGTGCAAGGCAGTTTGTTGTACAAGAAGCGTTAGATACTACAGTATCGGCAGCAGTAGCTTTGTCATGGTTAACACCCATTACAAACATAGGCGCATCAGCCGATGGAGCAGAGATGATAACTTTTTTAGCACCACCTGTAATGTGTTGTGAAGCTGTTTCTATAGTAGTAAATATACCTGTAGATTCTGCAACAACATCTACACCTACTTCGTCCCACTTAAGGTTTTTAGGGTCTTTTTCGGCAGTAACCCTTATGTGTTTACCGTTTACATAAAGCTGGTTGTCTTTAACCTCAACCTCGCCTGCAAAACGTCCGTGAACTGAATCATATTTTAAAAGGTAAGCCAAATGATCTACATCAAGCAGGTCGTTAATAGCCACTACTTCAACATTATCCCTGTTGAAGGTTTCGCGGAAAACGATACGGCCAATCCTACCGAAACCGTTAATTCCTAATTTAACTGTTGCCATTTCTTCTAATTGTTTTTTGTTTATAAATTCTATCGTAATGATTAAATAGACACTATATCAGATACTTTGATAAGCTCCTGGTTGATTTGCGACTTACCTTTAACGGCAAGCTCCAGCGGTGTAAGCACTATATCGTCTTTTAAGATACCCACCATGTAGTTAGACTGGCCTTCAAGCAGTACTTCTACCGCCTTTACACCCAGCCTGCTGGCAAGAACCCTGTCAAAGCACGATGGTGCACCGCCACGTTGCATATGGCCCAGGATAGAAACACGCACATCATATTCAGGCATGTTTTCATCAAAATATTCTTTAAGCTCAAAAGCGCTTTTTCCGGTCTTGTCACCTTCAGCAATAACAACTATGCTTGATGATTTACCAGAAGCCTTGCTCTTTTTAAGCGACTCCACAAGCCTGTCTAAGCCCATATCCTCTTCCGGGATAAGTATCTCTTCGGCACCTGCACCAATACCCGCGTTAAGAGCTATGTGCCCTGCATCACGCCCCATAACCTCTACAAAGAAAAGCCTGTTATGTGAACTTGCAGTATCGCGAATTTTGTCGATAACTTCAACAACGGTGTTAAGTGCCGTATCGTAACCAAGGGTAAAGCTGGTACCATAAATATCGTTATCTATAGTTCCGGGAATACCTATAACAGGAAAGTTGTATTCTGCATTAAAGATAAGGCCACCGGTAAAGCTACCGTTACCGCCTATTACCACAAACGCATCAATACCCTGTTTAACTAGGTTATCGTAGGCTTTTTTACGGCCTTCAGGAGTCATGAATTCTTTAGAACGGGCAGATTTAAGTATGGTTCCGCCTTTATTGATAATATTGTTTACACTGCGGGGGCCCATTTCTTTGAAGTCTCCTTCTATCATACCCTGGTATCCCCTGTAAATTCCTGTACATTCTATATTGTGGTAAGCACAGGTGCGGACTACTGCCCTAATGGCGGCATTCATACCGGGTGAATCTCCTCCGGATGTAAGCACGCCTATTTTTTTTAATTTACGTGACATTTTTCAGTATTTGATTGTAAAATTAATAATTTAATATAATTTATGCAGTTGGTTTTCAGTTATATTATTAATTCTGTAGATTTTCAATCGTTTTCGTTAATAAGTTTTTCTGAAACAGTTGTTAAATAATATACAAAAAGCAGATAATTCCTCAAAAAATTGCCTGCTTTTTTTTACATAATAAAATTATTGATATAGCACACAGGAATTATTCACTATCCGGAACCCTGTTTGTATTATTTTTATTTACAGGCTTTTTCTTGTCTTCAAACTTAATATATTCCGGAGCCAGCTCACTATCGGGTATGTCTGTTGAATTATTAGAATTAGCATCCTGAATTTTTACATTTTTAAATACTTTATTTATCAACTCTTTAAAAGTATCAAAATCCACTTCATACGTTAGCCCTACCCCTTGTGTATAACCTATTCCCTCTCCTAAAAAGTTGATGTCATTTTCTCGGTTAAATACCCTGGCATTAAGTGTACCGTCTTCGTTAATACGCAGCTTTACCTCTATATTACCTACAATAGCACTTTCATTAACACCGCCTACCGGTACCCCCAGCTGCCCGTTAATGGTAACCCTGTCATTAATTTGAGATGAGAGCGTAAGCCCAAACTGCGAATTTGTATCTACATAAGGGTTCTTATTAGCCTGTACATAATTAACGCTAATGTTTACGTTGCCCTTACCATCTGACAGTAAATCGTTAAACAAACTTCCTGCACGCTCAAAGAGGCTTCCGTAAACAGCTGTATTAGCATTAGTAGGACTTATAAAGCTACCCGTAGCGAGAAGCGAAAGCGCCTGGGTTTGTCGGGTATCCATATCGCTCAGCCTGTAATCAAGATCACTCTTCATAACAGAGCTTATACCCGGAAAGTTAATACTAAAATCAGGTTCCGGATTTAACAGGCTACCTTGTAACGATATTATAACTTCGGTTTGTATGTTACGACTAAAAGTAGGTGTTTCTAATAGTACCGATGGATTTGCCTGTGTGCGGTACACCGCTTCGAGGTTTAATCTTGCACGGGTAGGGTCGCCATCCCATGTTATTGATCCTCCCTGCTTAACGCCAAATTTTTTATCGATTATACCTCCGTACCTAAAAAAGTACTCTCCTTTTTGCACCTGGTAGTCTCCCGTCATATTAAACTTACCAAGCGTGTTTATATTAAGTAACATAGTACCATATCCTGTTGATGAAAGACTATGGCCTGTGTTTTTATCAATAATAACTTCTATCCTGGCATTAGGATTTATTTCAAGGTCAAAGTCCATCTCAAGCCCTTTGTAAGACTTACCCGTTATAGCAGGAATACCTTTGCCTTTATTTTCTTTTTCTTTTGGCGTAAGAAAATGTATGTATCCTGCCGTATTTACATTTGTAGCACCTACATTACTAATAGGTATCTTAATGTCAGTTCCCGGCATCGACTCTGCTTTTGCCTTAATATAAAGCTCTTTGGTAAGCCCCGTAATACTGGCATCACCTTTTATAAAAGCACGGCCGTAATACAGCGCATCATCCGTTTCTTCGGTATCCAGCACCAACAGGTTTTGAGATTCCAGCGCAAGGCCAAGCTCCCAGTCCCTGAAAAGGTTGTGTTTTACCGTTCCTTTAAGTAATCCTTTTGTCTTGAACTTAGTATCCATAATCCAGATGTTACCAAAGATGATCTGGTCTTCGGTAAGGTTTACGGTAGCATTTTCTTCAAAGTTATAATCAGTATTAAGATAGCCTACTTTTACACCACCTCCTTTAATATACAGAATACCATCTATCTCGGGCCTTTTCACATTACCCACAATAGCAGCACGGCCGGATGCCTTACCCCGTATTTCAGGAAAAATACTTTTTAGGAATACAGTAAGCGGGCTGATATCAAAATTTCTGAATACCGCATCCATAGACATTACCGTTTGATGATCTACAATCTCTATGTTTCCATAGGTATTAAAGGTTTCGTCACCATCATGTACTATAGATGTATTTACATTAAACTTACGGAACGATTTATCTCCCGTTACCTGCAGGTTCATATCACCAAGCGTATATTTATTAATACGCAGGGTGTCTATGGTAAGTGCAGCCGCTGGTTCAAACTCGTTTCCGGTTTGTTTAAGGCTTACATCGCCGTTAAGCCTTCCGCCAAAGCTTATACTATCCAGCGATGGTGTTACCTTATGCAGGTCTACATCATCAAAAGATAGCCGCAGGTCTTTATAGTTTTTGCCTTTAAGCGCCCCGTTAAGTTCTACCCGCTGGTCATTATGCGACATAGAGATGTTATCTACCTTAAAATCGGTCAGCTTCTTATTAAAGACGATCTTATTGTCGCGCTCGTCTTCCTCATTAATATACCAAAGGAATTTTTTAAAGTTTACCTCCGATTTTTTAAAACCTACTACCGAGTTACCTTCCTTATCAATAGTGTGGTAAAGGTTTAACTTATAAGAATCATTATCCTTATTACCGCCTTTAAATTCGGTACGCACATATAAGGTATCATTTTCGGTAACGTTTAGCAGGCTAAAGTCAGATACTTTATAATTTTTAACCCGCATGCTATCTACACTTACATAAGCATTGTACAGCGGATTCTTATTATTTACATCAATTTTGATGTTGTTGAATGTATTGTTGTATGCTTCTATGTTGGGCGAATTAAAGCCTAGTACAAATTCGCCCTTATCAGGATTTACACGTCCCCGCAATCGGGTATCCTTACTAACCGATATATCCGGAAATACAATACCTACTATTTTATTATAAATGGTAAAATCATAATCAAGGTATTGCCCCTTTTTAACCTTATGTGGCGAATAGTTAGTATACAGGCTACCTAAGCCATTCTCAAAGATCTTCTGCACCTGGTTTACGTCAAACTTACCCGTAACACGACCTTCTATAATATCCTGGGAGTTTACGCTAATGGTACGCACATTACCTTCATCAAAAGACGAGGCTACAAAAAGATCTTCAAAGTAATAATTGTCGCGGCTGTTTTGATAAGACAGTCTTGATATTTGCAGTGTACCAGCCATATCATTCAGGTTATTACCTGATGCCTCAAAAAGCATATCTCCCTTAAAGATAGAGAGCGTATCTTTTTTCATTATTTTAAGCAGGGCAAGGTCGGCATAATCTATCTGCGCATGGAAATCATAATTATTTACACGCTTACTCATATCTACCAAGC contains the following coding sequences:
- the gap gene encoding type I glyceraldehyde-3-phosphate dehydrogenase; this translates as MATVKLGINGFGRIGRIVFRETFNRDNVEVVAINDLLDVDHLAYLLKYDSVHGRFAGEVEVKDNQLYVNGKHIRVTAEKDPKNLKWDEVGVDVVAESTGIFTTIETASQHITGGAKKVIISAPSADAPMFVMGVNHDKATAADTVVSNASCTTNCLAPLAKVINDNFGIVEGLMTTVHATTSTQMTADGPSRKDWRGGRAASINIIPSSTGAAKAVGKVIPELNGKLTGMSFRVPTVDVSVVDLTVKVAKETSYEEIMAVLKAASENELKGILGFTEDDVVSQDFVSDKRTSIIDAKAGIGLNSTFFKLVSWYDNEYGYSSKLIDLAAHIASL
- the pfkA gene encoding 6-phosphofructokinase — encoded protein: MSRKLKKIGVLTSGGDSPGMNAAIRAVVRTCAYHNIECTGIYRGYQGMIEGDFKEMGPRSVNNIINKGGTILKSARSKEFMTPEGRKKAYDNLVKQGIDAFVVIGGNGSFTGGLIFNAEYNFPVIGIPGTIDNDIYGTSFTLGYDTALNTVVEVIDKIRDTASSHNRLFFVEVMGRDAGHIALNAGIGAGAEEILIPEEDMGLDRLVESLKKSKASGKSSSIVVIAEGDKTGKSAFELKEYFDENMPEYDVRVSILGHMQRGGAPSCFDRVLASRLGVKAVEVLLEGQSNYMVGILKDDIVLTPLELAVKGKSQINQELIKVSDIVSI
- a CDS encoding translocation/assembly module TamB domain-containing protein produces the protein MEDKVKTNSGFKKFKKILLRTLLGLVVFILTLAIALQLPFVQTWLAHYATDELNKQFGTHISIDKVAITVFGGVKMKDVLILDHHNDTLAHADRLQTNILSFKSLGNSKLYFGTIRAEHFDVHMKTYKGENVSNLDLFIKAFDDGKPGKGKFRLHSRDLFVSNGRFRLTNENAVTHRVLDFKKLGGHVKDFYIKGPVITASIKKLSLLDHRGLLVENLTAGFSYTKTNIILKNAELKTKESELKGDIKLTYTREGMKDFVNRVPFDFKVERATVSSNELNLFYNEFGKDQKYYLSATLKGPLNNFVLHDLKLLDDKQSEITGTINFQHLFDKKGPGFYMDGNFTRVSSQYNNLRSIMPRILGKSLPEVLEKFGRVDLVGHVVLTKKDLKTNMYVMSELGEATANLNIKDYNKPNDAVYKGTIDLEQFNIGAISNVKTIGLATLHLDVDGKGMRKESLNTTIKGKVAGFVFNGYNYKNITVDGRFKWPYFKGSVDSNDPNLLMSFEGLVDMSKRVNNYDFHAQIDYADLALLKIMKKDTLSIFKGDMLFEASGNNLNDMAGTLQISRLSYQNSRDNYYFEDLFVASSFDEGNVRTISVNSQDIIEGRVTGKFDVNQVQKIFENGLGSLYTNYSPHKVKKGQYLDYDFTIYNKIVGIVFPDISVSKDTRLRGRVNPDKGEFVLGFNSPNIEAYNNTFNNIKIDVNNKNPLYNAYVSVDSMRVKNYKVSDFSLLNVTENDTLYVRTEFKGGNKDNDSYKLNLYHTIDKEGNSVVGFKKSEVNFKKFLWYINEEDERDNKIVFNKKLTDFKVDNISMSHNDQRVELNGALKGKNYKDLRLSFDDVDLHKVTPSLDSISFGGRLNGDVSLKQTGNEFEPAAALTIDTLRINKYTLGDMNLQVTGDKSFRKFNVNTSIVHDGDETFNTYGNIEIVDHQTVMSMDAVFRNFDISPLTVFLKSIFPEIRGKASGRAAIVGNVKRPEIDGILYIKGGGVKVGYLNTDYNFEENATVNLTEDQIIFGNIWIMDTKFKTKGLLKGTVKHNLFRDWELGLALESQNLLVLDTEETDDALYYGRAFIKGDASITGLTKELYIKAKAESMPGTDIKIPISNVGATNVNTAGYIHFLTPKEKENKGKGIPAITGKSYKGLEMDFDLEINPNARIEVIIDKNTGHSLSSTGYGTMLLNINTLGKFNMTGDYQVQKGEYFFRYGGIIDKKFGVKQGGSITWDGDPTRARLNLEAVYRTQANPSVLLETPTFSRNIQTEVIISLQGSLLNPEPDFSINFPGISSVMKSDLDYRLSDMDTRQTQALSLLATGSFISPTNANTAVYGSLFERAGSLFNDLLSDGKGNVNISVNYVQANKNPYVDTNSQFGLTLSSQINDRVTINGQLGVPVGGVNESAIVGNIEVKLRINEDGTLNARVFNRENDINFLGEGIGYTQGVGLTYEVDFDTFKELINKVFKNVKIQDANSNNSTDIPDSELAPEYIKFEDKKKPVNKNNTNRVPDSE